Within the Borrelia parkeri genome, the region GAATAGCCTCAAGTCTTTCTCTTGTAATACTCTTATCACATGCCAAACAATTACCATAAGTATTTTGGGAAATTCGATAAAGCGCCTGATTTATTAAATGCAGTTTTTTTTTCTCAACTGAACTTAAAGCTTCAAGATTATTTCCATCCATATTGTCAAATGCAATATCAATTATGTCCTTTAAATGCATATCATTATTAATGATCTCTCTTTTACTATCCTCAACAGATCTTATAGAATTTAATATTCTTTTTTTTGATTCTAAAAGAAAATTTCGCATCTTTTCAACAAATTCATGCTCAAAATTACTTTTCTGCATGATATTACCTCCCTATAATAAATTACAATTTTTAAAAAACTCCGTGTAATTATATAAACAATCCCATATAATGTAAACTAGTACATTAATTTTTAATAAAAAAATAATTGCAATGATACTCCTAATTGTGTACAATTTATTCTGTTACATAAATAACAAGGGGGCATTTTGAACACTAAAGAAGAAGCTATTGAAACTGAAGGTATTGTTAAAGAATCTCTACCTAACACAATGTTTAGGGTAGAACTTAAAAATGGGCATTTAGTTTTAGCTCATCTATCTGGAAAGATGAGAAAACATTTTATAAAAATAGTTCCTGGAGATAGAGTGAAGGTTGAGCTATCACCTTATGATCTTACAAAAGGAAGAATAGTATATAGAGAAAAATAAATACTTATATCAAAGTAATTTAAATCAATTAATAGATCGGTCTTACTTTATATTAAACTATCTTTAACAGACACAATAAAGTTTTTATGAATCCATCCCTGAAGTCCATGACTTGTTTGAATAAGAACAAAGTCATCTTTTCTATTAAGTACATAAACACTTATATTCCCGTTTAAGAATCGCCAGCTTCTTGAAAAATTATCAGGAACTTTATAAAGAGAAACTAGATCACCTTTAATAATTCCAATCTCAGACTGCTGGTCAACATAAAAGTAATATGTTTGAAATAAAGTAAAACACGTTACAGATAAAAGCAAGAATAAAATAATTCTCTTTAAATTTTTTGCATAAAATTTATAAGAAATAATCACTATTAAAATATTTATTAAAATTAAACTAATAATAAAAAAAATATTAGACCAAACAAAATTATTGTTTCGAATATTTTCATTAACTCCATTCTTAGCCTCAATAAAATCAATCACCTTGTAAAAGGTATCATTACTTGGTGAAGTAAAAAATGCCTTATAAGCCGAATAAATTGCATCAAAACATCTATCCATTTTATTCAAAATGAGAGCTCTGTTTAACCACAATCCTGAATAACTTGGATTCTTTTTAAGAATATTATCAACTTTATTAAGAGCATTATCATAATTTTTTGATTTATAATCTTCAATTAAATCATTTATATTATCTTCTGACAAAGAACCATCGTTCATAGCATTAAGACTAACAGCAAGAGTTAATATTAAAATAACTAATCCACAACCTGATGCAATAAAGAACTTTTTATATCTAATAAAAACAGCTAAAGAGAATAAGATTCCTGGTATCAAAATTAAGTAATAAACGGGAACAAAAAATAAAAAAGTTTTATTCCTATGTTTCAAAATATCATGGTATGAAAGCAAACTAAAATCTGACAATAAATCTTGACCAGAATCATTATTATTTTTAAATTCCCCATAATACTCATATTTTAGTCGTTTACCATCAAGTTTATAAACTTTTCCATCATCAGGATTTAAATAAGTAAAATCACCAATATTTAAGAATAAATTACCCTTATTATCTGGTTTAAAAGTATATATCTTAGATATACTGCCCTTATAACCATCTTTTGAGGGTTCAAAATTATAATTTTTTTTATTATAAATAACTTTAGAGTTATAAGTTTCAATTTCTGGAAAACGAATATGTGGAAGATTACCTTGCCCTGTAATTTTTATTAAAACAGTAAAAGTATCTTGATTAATTAAAGTTGAATTAGGGAATTCATAATCAATTTTAAAAGTTCCAACAGCTAAAGACTTAACTTCATCAGGTATTGGTTTAATTTTTAAAGAAATACCAGGACTCATACGGGCAATATTTTCACCTATATTAAAAGAAACACTAGGAATAACAATACCTTTTGAACCTCTAAGAGGAGTTAAGATAAAGTTATAAAGGGGTACATCCAAGATTTCTTTACTATTAAAAGTCCTATACTTAATATTTTCAAATATAGGGGTTCTATCAATCATTGCATCTTTAACAGCATTAAAAGAACTGGCAATAGAATTTAAATTATTATTCACAAGCCAATTGACACGCAAAACAAACCCAACACTCTGATACTCATAAATTTCTTGCTTATCAAAATCCCAATACAATCTAACTGGCAAACCAAAGAACTGAGACTCATCTTCTTTTAAAACAACCACTTCAAACTCTGAACTTAAATAAACTTCACCAAGATAAACAACTTTTAATGAAGGAATCTTAACAAATCCCAATTTATCAAAATAATATTCAATTTTTATTTCTGTAACAATATTATTTCCATCTGGTACCTTTGATATCGAAGCAATTTCGGTGTTATCATTTATATCTTTACTTATTTCAAACTTTAATGACGCCTCATCAATATCTTGAGATAGATTTAATCTAATTACATGAACAACTTTAGATCCTTGAAGGACCTTAGTTGATACTAAATAATCGGTACCAGATAAAGAGTAAATCTCAAAATTTATAAAAAATAAAACTAAAGATATCACCAATCTTCTCGTAAAGACACAGTTTGTTCTTCTGACCTTGTTACCCATAAAACCCTCTCAAGATTTTCAATATACCTTAAAAAATTTTCATTGTTCTCAATAAAATTTTTACTTCTCTTAACACTTAAACTATCTAAATCATCTGGAATACTTCTTTTTTTAATTATTGCAAGTTCAAGATTATATTTAGCATTATAACTTGCAGGATTGATCCTTAAAGCTTCCTTAAATGCCACCTCTGCTTTTCGATAAAGTCCTTGATTATAGTATATTATCCCCTCATTATAGTTTATATTAAAATGCAAAAAGGAATCATTATCTCTTTTTGCATAAGAAAACATCCGAAGAGAGCTTTCATACTCTCCTAAAGAATAATATACAATCCCAAGATTATAATAACCCCACGACATACCTTGCTTATCATCTACAAGATCATAATAAGTAGAAATTGCACCCTGATAGTCGCCTCTAATATATTTATAATTACCAATAGCCATAAGAGACATAGCTCTAATATTAGAACAAGATAAAAAGGATGCAAACATAAAACTCATTAAAAAACAAATTAAAAAGTTTCGTCCCATTTAATGACCTTAACAAATAGATACAATACTATAAATAAAAAAGAGATAGCTAAAAAAAGCTTATATCTTAGAATACCAATAAGCAAAATATCACTTGAACTTTTTTTCATTATATCATTCCTTATCTCATTAATAACATAATTAGTACCTTTTAAATATAAATTATAATAAGAACCCTTAAGAGAAGACGTTAAAAGATACAAATTATCCTCATCAAGCACGGCTTTCACTACATTGCCATCTTTATCCTTAACACTTAAATTATTATCAATCAAAGGAGATGGCTTATCACTTCCAATCCCAACTACAAAGCTTGTAATATTAAGTGCATCAATCAACTTAGGAAAAGTATAATAATTATTCTCACCCCATTCATCTCCATCTGTTAAAATTATCAAAAAATTATAATAAGAATCATCTTTTATTCCCTGTATGGCACTAAAAACTCCCTCACCTAAAAAACTACCAGGAGAACTTATTAAGTTAGGCTCAATATAATTTAACATCTTATGCAAGCTAGCTTTATCCTTAGAAAATGGCAACACTAACAAGGATTTACCTTTAAAAATAGTAAGTGAATACTCAACATTCTCAAAATTATTTAAAATCAAACTAATAAAATTCTTAGCACTCTCAAGTCTGTTAATCGATTTTTCTTCATCAAAGGTTAACATACTACGAGAAATATCAACAACAAAAGATATCCTTAAATTTGATCTTTTATCCTCAGTAGCTTTTTGCCCCCAAGAAATATCCAAGATAGAAACAATTAAAGAACCCAGACTCAATACAAAAAAGAACATCATAAGAATTTTTTTTATATAATAATTTTTAATGTAAGCATTATTAACATACATAAGACTTAAAGTCTTAAAAAATGGAAGCGCTTTTCTAAAATTATAAATATATAAAAAAAGAACTAAAAATAAAATTATAAACAAGTAAGAAGCATAATAATTGCCTATACTCATAACACCTCTTTTAAAAAAACCTTAGACAAAATGAAGTAAAGGATTAATAAGAAAAATATTACCAATAAAAATTCATTGTAAACATCATCATTATCAACCGTAATTTTAACCTTTCTCTCCACATTTTCCTTTTTCGAAAAATCCTGTATTGCAAGTTTAAATGAAAAATCATCACCTACAGAATAAAAAAGTCCTCCTGTTTTACTTGAAATCTCAAAAAGCATACTAGGATCATAAATCTCTCTTAAAGTACCTTGATAAAACCTGCCAGATCTCAATTTAAATCCAACACTAAGCTCTTCACTGCTACCAATTCCAATAGAGTAAATTTTAACATTTAATCCTTGAGCAAGATTTATTACCTGATCCTTATAAACTTCATCTGAATTAACTACCCCATCTGTTAAAACAATCACTGATCTCTTAGGCGCTTCCGAATGCTTTAAATGAGAAAGAGCAATGGAAATACCAAGTCCCAAAGCAGAACCATTTCCAAGATCCATAATATAAATATCGTCTAATTTTTTAGAAAAAAAATCTCTATCAATTGTCAGTGGAACTATTAAAGAAGCTTCCTTAGCAAAAGCTACCAATCCAATATTGTCATTTTCTCTCTGATAAACAAAATATTTAATCAATTCTTTTGCAAATTCAAGTCTATTTTTAGATGAAAATTCAATAGCACCCATGCTAGGAGATATATCCAAAACAATAACAATATCAGCCCCACTACTAAGATAAGTCGTTTTCTTCTTCGAAATAGAAGGACCTGCTAAGGTTAAGATCATAACTGTCATTGCTAAATAAAAGAAAGCATAAGTTATAAAATATAACAAATTTAATCCATAATCCCTTAATTTTATAGAACCAAAGTTTCCATAAATAGATATTGGAAATTTAACTTTTCCTCCTCTACGCTTAAAAAAATGGCTAAAATAAATTATTAATGGAAGAATTATAAGTAAAAATAAATATAAAGGCTCATTGAATGTTAACATTATCACCTCTATTAAATTCTTCAAAATTAAAAGCTGCTTTCCTTAAATCATCTAAAACAAATGATAGATTTCCACCTGATAAATTGATTCCACTAAATTTACTAAAATCAGAAAGCCTAAGCATATTAACAAAAGTTGAACGAATTTCATAAGGAACGTTAAAATTTTTCAAAATTTCAGAAATTTCTGTAGTAGTAATTGCATTAAAATCAAAACCTGTTTTTTTAGATAAATACACCCTTAAAGATGAATTCAATAAATTATAAAAAACAACCTGTTCTTCGTCACTCTTAATATAATTAGACAAAATAATCATTTGTTTCTGAAACACTTTATAAGGTTTTCTTAAATTATGCTTCATTATTAAAAACACTAATAACTGCTTGACAAGCTTCAAAAATTTAATAAAAAAGTAAGGAACTACTACAAGAGCTAAAATAAAAATAACAAGATACGTACTTGTTCCTGGAAGAAAAAGCACTCCCTCTATATCTTGAATTTTAAGAACATCATCATCTGCAATTAACTTACTAGTATTTATTTTGACATTATTGAGAATTAATTTAAAAGATTTATCATTGCTGATAATATCTCCAACATAAATACGCGGAAGAGTATTGCTTCCGACATAAAACGAAACAAAATATATTATTACCTCCCCGCTCTCAGGTCTGTAAAGAAGTGAATTAACCTCAACAAACTCATTTTTAATTTCCTCAAATTCAGCAGGGATAAATTTTTCATTCTCACCAAGAATTAACGAAAATTTAAGCTCAACAGTATCTCCCACATAATAACGTGTTGGAATAAATATCTCATTTTTTATCTCATAAGAGAATAAATAAAACGACAAAAAAAACATGATAAAGACAATTGTGTTTTTCAAAAATCATTCTCCTTTTTTAAAAGAGCTTTTAGCTTTCTAAAAACATCATCTTTCGTACTAATTTCTATAAAATTAATACCTCTTTTTATGCATTCTTTTCTCCATTTAATTTTATCTAATGTCCAATAATTTTTATAACTATTCAATATTGTTTTACTAAATCCAGAAGTTAAAAAATCTTCACTGGTTTCAATATCTTCATAAGTTAAAACTCCATATTGAGGAAGATTTTCATCAAAAAAATCTGTAAGCCTTATTGCAATAATATTATGACGTTTACTAAGAACGGTTAAAGATTTAAAATAACCACTGGCTTTAAAATCTGAAATAATGATAATTAAAGATCTTTTCTTATAATATTCAGCTGTATTTTTAAATACATAAGTTAAATTACTTCCCCTCTTAAGCCGTCTATTTATTGTCTCGTTCAAAATTAGTCCTAAATGTGAATGCCCTTTTCGAGATGAAATAAACTTATCCGTTTCACTTGAGAAAAAAGTTATACCTATTTTATCATTATTAAAAAATGCCATATGAGCAAAAATAGAAACTAATAAATCTTGAATTTCCTTTTTACTAGTCAAGCTTCCCAGACTCATTGAAAGAGAATTATCAACAAGCAAATGAAGATTCATTCCCTTATCTTCTCTAAAAACCTTCGAGAATATGCTATCTGTTTTCGAACTAACATTCCAATCAATCAATCTAGCATCATCCGTCTCTTCATAAGGTCTAAACTCATGAAATTCAAGACCAAGACCCTTAAAAATAGAACGATATCCACCAAAATTAAGTTCCAAAAGCATTTTTCTGGAGAAAAATTTCAAAGCTTTTATCTTAGTTTTAGTGCTAGCATTTAATTCATTATCATATTGCATATGAAATTTAAACCCTTAAGGAAGTGCCACAGCTGAGAGAAGTATCTTAATAATATCATCAGTATTCATCTCCTCAACCTCTGCCTCATAAGATGGAGTAATTCTATGTCTTAACACATTATAAGCCACAGCCTTAACATCTTCAGGGAGAACAAATAATCGCCCCTCATAAAGGGCATTAACACGAGCACATTTAAGCAAACTAAGTGATGCCCTAGGAGATGCTCCAAATTCAATATATTTAGTAAATGGATAAGTTTTTTTATCATTTTCACGAGAAGCTGCTATTAAAGTAACGATATAAAGCATTATCTTATCATCTACCTTAACCTTACCAATTGTACGCTTGAGATCTGCTAAAGAATAAGCATTCATTATTTTTGCAACTTTAATATTCTCAAGCCCGCCATCAATTGAGAATATTTTAAGAAGCTTAATTTCATCTTGAATAGAAGGATATTTCACATTAACTTTTAACAAAAATCTATCAAGTTGAGCCTCTGGCAAATTATAAGTCCCCTCTTGTTCAATTGGATTTTGTGTTGCAAGAACAAAGAATGGATCGGGCAGCTTATGTGTTTCATCGCCAAGAGTTACTTGACGCTCACTCATTGCCTCAAGAAGTGCTGATTGAACCTTTGCAGGTGCTCTATTAATTTCATCCGCTAAAATAATATTTGAAAATACAGGCCCCTTTCTAACCTTAAAAGTTCCTGTCGTACTCTTATATACCATATTACCTGTAAGATCAGAAGGCAAAAGGTCCGGGGTAAATTGCACTCTCTTAAAACCAAGATCAAGAACATCTGAAACTGTTTGAATCGTCAATGTTTTAGCAAGTCCTGGTACACCTTCAAGCAAAACATGTCCTTCAGTCAAAATTCCCATCAAAATAGCATCTATCATTTCTCTTTGACCAAGGATTCTACTTGAAACTTCTCTTCTAAACTTATTTATTAAACCTAATGCATTCTCTACTTCAGAATCTATTTGAAAACTACTTTTCATACCACTCCTATCGTACTAAAATTTTTCATCAAAAATAAAATATAAACGATAAAACGAAAAAATAAAATCACTACTTATAAAGCAAAAGAAAATTCCTCTCTTTACTATCATTCATTGTTGATGATTTTATTTCTATTTTGTTAAACAAGCTTTCAATATGACTAATTTCAAACTTAATCTTATTTAATTTACCCTTATAAGCCACAATCAAACCCCCATCTTTTAAAATCAATTTCAAAATCCTTGCATATTCTCTTATATCTCTAAAAGCCCTGATTGTAATAAATTCGTATTTATTTTGCTCTTTATCAACATCACGTTCTAATACCTCAACATTGTCTAAACCAAGTTCTAAACTAATCATCCTTAAAAAAGTAGCCTTTTTATTGCTACGTTCAAGAAGAATATACTCTCTAAAGTTATCAAAAAGAGCCAAAACAATCCCTGGGAATCCAGCTCCACTACCTACATCAAGTACTTGCCGTGGATTCTTATCTTTTATAATAGGCAATCCAGCTATAGAATCTAAAACATGTAAAAGCACTGCATCAAAATTTCGATCATTATTTGACACCAAGTTAAACCTAGTACCAAATAACAAAACTTTTTCTATATAAAATCTTAATTTATCAATACTTTTTGAAGTAAAAGGCACTCCTAAACTTTTCAAAGAAAGTTCAAAATCATTCATCATAAAGCCAAATCAAGCACTACCTTATTTTTAGGACTTGAAAAATATATAAGTAAAACTTGAATATCTGTATTTCTAACACCAGAAATCCTACTTGCCTGAGCAAGATTAGCTGGTTGGATTTTAACAAACTTTTCCCTAGCCTCTCTAGATAAACCATCAATTTCATAATTAAAATCAAAGGGTAATTTAATAAGCTCAAGGTTATTCATTTTCCTAATTAAATCTCTTTGTCTATTAATGTAGCCTTCATATTTAATATCTAATTCAACCTGTTCAAGAATCACTTTTGAAGCCTTCAACTTAGGATCTATATCAACAAGATCACTTAAATTGATATACGGATCTTTTATAATATGATAAAAATCTTTACTAATATGTTTCTTTAACTGCAAAGTACTAGCTTCCCTTTCCTTAAGACGCCTCTGCCTCAAAAGTTCCTTAATTTCTTCTACTTGCTTCTCCTTGAAAAAATATCTAGAATATTTTTCCTCACTAACCAACCCAACTTCATATCCCCACTTAATCAACCTCTTATCACTAGTATCATGTCTTAAATTAAGCCTATGTTCAGCCCTTGAGGTAAACATTCTATAAGGTTCCTTAGTACCCTTAGTAACAAGATCATCAATAAGCACTCCAATATAAGAACTTGTTCTTGGCAATATCATTGGATCTTTCCCTTGCAACTTAAGTGCTGCATTAATTCCAGCCATCAATCCTTGAGCTGCGGCTTCCTCATATCCTGAGGATCCATTAGTTTGTCCTGCAACAAAAAGTCCCTTAACCCTTTTAGTCTCAAGGCTTGCATATAATTCAATAGGATTAATATAATCATACTCAACAGCATATCCAGGTCTTGTAATAACTGCATTTTCAAGTCCATCAATACTATTGATCAATCTTTTTTGAACATCCTCGGGTAAAGATGAACTTAGACCATTAAGATACATTTCTTCAGTACTTAAGCCTTCAGGTTCAATAAATATTTGATGTTTATCTTTATCTTTGAATTTTACTATCTTGTCTTCAATTGAAGGACAATATCTTGGACCATTCCCAACAATTTCACCGGAATAAAGCGGAGAGAGATGCATATTGTCACTAATTATTTCATGTGTTTTTTTATTTGTATAAGTGATGTAACAAGAGAGTTGAACTTTATCTATCTTAGTATTTGAAAAGGAAAAAGGAATGATATCAGAATCTCCAAATTGAATTTCTGTTTTTGCAAAATTTATACTCTTTCTATGAACCCTAGCAGGAGTACCTGTCTTAAGTCTACCCATCTCAAATCCAAGTTCAAGTAAAATTTTTTCAAGACCATAAGCAGCAGGCTCAGAAATTCTCCCCATACAAGCTCTATATTCACCAATAAATATTTTACCTCTAAGAAAAGTTCCGGTTGTAAGAACCACAACACGAGATGTAAATTTATTACCTCTCTCTGTAACAACACCTTCGATTTTATTCCTCATAGAATTAAGCAAAAAGTCACTAACGGTATCTTGAAAAAGATCAAGATTGGTTTGCCTTTCCAATGTTTCTTTTGCCTTAACCTGATACACTAATTTATCAGCCTGAGCACGTGGAGCCTGCACAGCAGGCCCTCTGCTTTTATTTAAAATTCTAAATTGAATCATACTAAAGTCAATAAGGCATCCCATCTCTCCTCCAAGAGCATCAATTTCACGCACCATATTTCCCTTAGCAAGTCCACCAATAGCAGGATTACAAGAAAGTTTACCAATTGTATCTAAATTCTGAGTAATTAGAAGCGTCTTAAAATTTAATCTTGAAAGAGCTAAGGATGCTTCAATACCAGCATGTCCGCCTCCAATTACAATAGCATCGAAATCCATATCTATATCTATTTTCCTAAACAAAAATTCTTAAACATATTGTTAAGTACATCTTCACTAGTAACCTCACCTGTTATTTCGCCTAAAAAATTAAGAACTTCATAAACATCAAACGCCAACATATCATAGCTTATATCTTTTTCTATCTTATTTAATAACTCAATAATTAAAGTATAAGCTTTTTTTAAAAGTTCTGCTTGGCGACTTGATGATACTATAACATCATAAGCATCAATATCAATATAATCAAAGCATGTCAATGACCTTATCTTATCATAAAGAGAATCTACACCAAATAAAGTCTTAGTACTAATCTTTACTAAATTTGATGAATTTATATTACCTGAATTAAAAAATTCAACTGTTTGTCTATTTGGTTCTAAATCCATCTTATTTAAAACAAAAATCACTTTAGAATGTCCCTTATAAGAATCAATAAATTTTAAATCGTCATTTGTTAATCTTGCACTCACATCAATAACATAAAGAACTAAAGATGCTTCCTTAATTAAAGAATTACTTTTAACGATACCCAACTGTTCAACAAAATCACTAGTCTCCCTAAGTCCTGCTGTATCAAAAACGTTAAATAAAATACCATCAAATTCAAAGCTTGCTTGAATGTAATCTCTTGTAGTGCCAGCATAAGAGGAAACTATAGCCCTATCTTCCTTTAGTAACAAATTAAAAAGAGAAGATTTGCCAACATTAACAGAACCGGCTAAAACCAATGCAATTCCATGATCCAGTTTCCTTGAAGTATTATAAGAATCAATCAATCTTTTAAGTTCATCTCTGCTTTTTGAAATAACCTCAAAAGGAATGACAATCTCATATTCACTTGTTTCATAATCAAGATGAACACTAAGTGCTGAGAGAAAATTTAAAATATCTTTTTTGATTAAATCTATTTTAGCAAACAAAGAACCTGAAAGCTTGTTAACAGCAAGAGCATGGGTCTTATTAGTTTTAGCAGAAATTAGCTCATTTACTGCCTCTGCCTTAGTAAGATCAAGTTTTCCAGCCAAAAAAGCACGAAGAGTAAATTCACCAGGCTCAGCCATTCTAAATCCCACTTTCAAAAAACATCCTATAATTCTCTTTATACCAATAGGGGATCCATGAGCCATAACCTCTATTGAATCTTGACCTGTAAAACTTTTTGGGGCTCTATAAAGGCAAACAACAACTTCGTCCAATTTTTCACAAGTTTCTTTATCTATTAAATATCCATAATGAATGGTATGACCAGACGCCTCAAGCAGTCGCTTAGGATCTGAGAATATTTTAGAAAATTTTTCAATTGAAGAAACCCCACTACTACGAATCACACACAAAGCACTACTAAGTAAAGGAGTAGCAAGTGCAACAATATCATCTTCTCTTTGAAAAAGCTTGCTCATAGACTATAAAAATTATAACATAGCATAAATGGCAAAGGCTAAAAATAAAAGAAAAAATTCAAAAATACAATACATAAGATCAATGACCTAAATTTGTAAATATTATGAATTTCACTTATAATTTATTTTATAAAGATGAAGACCAAATTAGAAACCGAACTGAAAAATACTTTACAAGAAGAAGTTCTTTTAGTAGAAGATATATATGATATGTACCTAAATATAAAAAGATATCTTGATGAAAAAAACGAAACAATGTTTAAAGAAGCAATAAATAAAACAAACATTTATCTTCAAAAATTTAAAGATATAGAAC harbors:
- a CDS encoding TraR/DksA family transcriptional regulator, yielding MQKSNFEHEFVEKMRNFLLESKKRILNSIRSVEDSKREIINNDMHLKDIIDIAFDNMDGNNLEALSSVEKKKLHLINQALYRISQNTYGNCLACDKSITRERLEAIPYAFLCIICQTKKEKKSKRSI
- the infA gene encoding translation initiation factor IF-1, encoding MNTKEEAIETEGIVKESLPNTMFRVELKNGHLVLAHLSGKMRKHFIKIVPGDRVKVELSPYDLTKGRIVYREK
- a CDS encoding BatD family protein encodes the protein MGNKVRRTNCVFTRRLVISLVLFFINFEIYSLSGTDYLVSTKVLQGSKVVHVIRLNLSQDIDEASLKFEISKDINDNTEIASISKVPDGNNIVTEIKIEYYFDKLGFVKIPSLKVVYLGEVYLSSEFEVVVLKEDESQFFGLPVRLYWDFDKQEIYEYQSVGFVLRVNWLVNNNLNSIASSFNAVKDAMIDRTPIFENIKYRTFNSKEILDVPLYNFILTPLRGSKGIVIPSVSFNIGENIARMSPGISLKIKPIPDEVKSLAVGTFKIDYEFPNSTLINQDTFTVLIKITGQGNLPHIRFPEIETYNSKVIYNKKNYNFEPSKDGYKGSISKIYTFKPDNKGNLFLNIGDFTYLNPDDGKVYKLDGKRLKYEYYGEFKNNNDSGQDLLSDFSLLSYHDILKHRNKTFLFFVPVYYLILIPGILFSLAVFIRYKKFFIASGCGLVILILTLAVSLNAMNDGSLSEDNINDLIEDYKSKNYDNALNKVDNILKKNPSYSGLWLNRALILNKMDRCFDAIYSAYKAFFTSPSNDTFYKVIDFIEAKNGVNENIRNNNFVWSNIFFIISLILINILIVIISYKFYAKNLKRIILFLLLSVTCFTLFQTYYFYVDQQSEIGIIKGDLVSLYKVPDNFSRSWRFLNGNISVYVLNRKDDFVLIQTSHGLQGWIHKNFIVSVKDSLI
- a CDS encoding tetratricopeptide repeat protein; its protein translation is MGRNFLICFLMSFMFASFLSCSNIRAMSLMAIGNYKYIRGDYQGAISTYYDLVDDKQGMSWGYYNLGIVYYSLGEYESSLRMFSYAKRDNDSFLHFNINYNEGIIYYNQGLYRKAEVAFKEALRINPASYNAKYNLELAIIKKRSIPDDLDSLSVKRSKNFIENNENFLRYIENLERVLWVTRSEEQTVSLREDW
- a CDS encoding vWA domain-containing protein, producing MSIGNYYASYLFIILFLVLFLYIYNFRKALPFFKTLSLMYVNNAYIKNYYIKKILMMFFFVLSLGSLIVSILDISWGQKATEDKRSNLRISFVVDISRSMLTFDEEKSINRLESAKNFISLILNNFENVEYSLTIFKGKSLLVLPFSKDKASLHKMLNYIEPNLISSPGSFLGEGVFSAIQGIKDDSYYNFLIILTDGDEWGENNYYTFPKLIDALNITSFVVGIGSDKPSPLIDNNLSVKDKDGNVVKAVLDEDNLYLLTSSLKGSYYNLYLKGTNYVINEIRNDIMKKSSSDILLIGILRYKLFLAISFLFIVLYLFVKVIKWDETF
- a CDS encoding vWA domain-containing protein, whose amino-acid sequence is MLTFNEPLYLFLLIILPLIIYFSHFFKRRGGKVKFPISIYGNFGSIKLRDYGLNLLYFITYAFFYLAMTVMILTLAGPSISKKKTTYLSSGADIVIVLDISPSMGAIEFSSKNRLEFAKELIKYFVYQRENDNIGLVAFAKEASLIVPLTIDRDFFSKKLDDIYIMDLGNGSALGLGISIALSHLKHSEAPKRSVIVLTDGVVNSDEVYKDQVINLAQGLNVKIYSIGIGSSEELSVGFKLRSGRFYQGTLREIYDPSMLFEISSKTGGLFYSVGDDFSFKLAIQDFSKKENVERKVKITVDNDDVYNEFLLVIFFLLILYFILSKVFLKEVL
- a CDS encoding DUF58 domain-containing protein — protein: MQYDNELNASTKTKIKALKFFSRKMLLELNFGGYRSIFKGLGLEFHEFRPYEETDDARLIDWNVSSKTDSIFSKVFREDKGMNLHLLVDNSLSMSLGSLTSKKEIQDLLVSIFAHMAFFNNDKIGITFFSSETDKFISSRKGHSHLGLILNETINRRLKRGSNLTYVFKNTAEYYKKRSLIIIISDFKASGYFKSLTVLSKRHNIIAIRLTDFFDENLPQYGVLTYEDIETSEDFLTSGFSKTILNSYKNYWTLDKIKWRKECIKRGINFIEISTKDDVFRKLKALLKKENDF
- a CDS encoding AAA family ATPase, with amino-acid sequence MKSSFQIDSEVENALGLINKFRREVSSRILGQREMIDAILMGILTEGHVLLEGVPGLAKTLTIQTVSDVLDLGFKRVQFTPDLLPSDLTGNMVYKSTTGTFKVRKGPVFSNIILADEINRAPAKVQSALLEAMSERQVTLGDETHKLPDPFFVLATQNPIEQEGTYNLPEAQLDRFLLKVNVKYPSIQDEIKLLKIFSIDGGLENIKVAKIMNAYSLADLKRTIGKVKVDDKIMLYIVTLIAASRENDKKTYPFTKYIEFGASPRASLSLLKCARVNALYEGRLFVLPEDVKAVAYNVLRHRITPSYEAEVEEMNTDDIIKILLSAVALP
- the rsmG gene encoding 16S rRNA (guanine(527)-N(7))-methyltransferase RsmG, whose amino-acid sequence is MMNDFELSLKSLGVPFTSKSIDKLRFYIEKVLLFGTRFNLVSNNDRNFDAVLLHVLDSIAGLPIIKDKNPRQVLDVGSGAGFPGIVLALFDNFREYILLERSNKKATFLRMISLELGLDNVEVLERDVDKEQNKYEFITIRAFRDIREYARILKLILKDGGLIVAYKGKLNKIKFEISHIESLFNKIEIKSSTMNDSKERNFLLLYK